The genomic DNA GGTGTAATATTTGGCAGCGTCACTTTAGTTTAGTCCAAATatatgaaaatctatttttaaaaaaacatataaacaacAATATATGatgaaaaatccaacaaatatCAACAACATCCTGCAACATCCTGGTGTTTTCAGCAacttatatgtgtgtgtgtgtccttttgtggtaatttttgcctgtttttgttgtaataTCACAATTACTGTGGTTCTTGGGcgtctttttgttgtaattttacatcGTTTTGTGTGTATactatgcgtgtgtgtgtgtgtgtgtgtgtgtgtgtgtgtgtgggcctgtgtgtgtatgtgtgtggtaatattgtgcctttttgtggtaattttgccgatttttattgtggttttccatctttttgttgcaattttgtgtctttttgatgtaatttattatatttttgttgtatttttccatctttttgttgtgattctacatctctttgtggtgactTATTGTTTTTTAGCAATTTGTGCATcagtgtgtatgtttttgtggtcatttttgcctgttttttagTAATATCACAATTATTGTGGTTCTgtggcatctttttgttgtaattttacatctttttgttgtgattttacatctctttgtgttgattctaacatttgtgtgtttgtgtggtaactttgtgtgtttttggtaattttgcatcttttgtagtaattttgtgacattctgtggtgattttgcctcttttgattttccatctttttgccgtgattttacatctctttgtggtgactttgtgtcttttagcaatttgtgtgtctttgtgtgtctttttgtggtcatttttgcctgttttcatagtaatttcacatttattgtggtcctttggtgtctttttgttgtgattttagaTCTTTTTGTACTGATTctagcatttgtgtgtgtgtgtgtgtgtgtatgtggtgattttgtgctttttgtggtaattttaccttttttgaggtaatttagtgactttttgttctgattttacatctctttgtggtgacaTTGTGTCCTTTAGCaatttgtgtgtcagtgtgtgtgtttttgatggtcatttttgcctgtttttgtagtaatttcagatttttttgtagtcctttggtgtctttttgttgtgattttacatctttctgtGGTAATTCGGTgaatttttgtggtgattttatatcTCTTCATggtgactttgtgtcttttagcagtgtgtgtgtgtgtgtgtgtgcgtgttagTAGCAGTCCGCTATGACCTCCTGTTGTGTGTCGGGTTGACTGCGAGCTGAACTCGCGGTCAGGATGTCCTGCAGCAGTGACAAGGGAGAGTTGTGAACGTGGTCGCTGCTTCGGGTCAGGACGTCCAACCTCTCGTCCAAATCCAGAGACCTCAacacttcacacacactcacacatggcGTCTGACCCCCGACGCTCGCCGCTTCCTGTCCCGCCTCGCCACAGTCGTCACAATTGACCACTTCCCCTCCACTGACACCCCCCTCGGCGTTGGCGTCTTTAGCCTTCATCACCAGCATCTTTCTGATCTCTCGCGCCCAACCGCATCCGGGCAGTTCACAAGTCACTCTGGCAACCGTTGCCATGGCAGCAGTTGCATCCAGGGCCCCTAGCGACAGCGGACAAACCACCTCTCTGAGTGTTATCAGCAGTCGACAGGCCCTCAGAGCTACAGGTCTGTCGCAGTCGACCAGACCGCTCAACAACGCCGAGACGACCCCCCACTGGACCAGACTGTTCAACACACCGACCACATCCTCCTCGTTGTGCGTCCGTGTGTGAAGCGTGTTAGGAATCACGGCGTAGGGGTGTGTTTGAGTAGGATTACCTTTCGTGTAACCCCGCTGACCTGAAAAGGCTtcgtccagcagcagctctgccaaCTCCAGTGTGTGAACTTTCACTTCCCAGTCCAGATCGGCGCTGCCTCGAGAGAGGACTGAGCGAACAGACGGcatgaggagggaggaggaggcgggCGACTGCACACACGAGTGTGAGGACATCGAAGACAACCAGGCGATGAAGTATCGCACGACGGCCCTCCTGGCGAATCCCTCGGTGTCCCAGGAGAGAACTTCAAGCAGCTGATTCACGATTTCAGTCTGGAGGGAAACAGAAGTTCAGGTTATAGATATAAGTCAAATTTAGGATTTACTTCCTGTGACTGTTCAGATCAGATCTGGATAAAGTCAGTCGTGTGCAAGTGAGCTGAGATTTACATGAGGACCTCAACATACAAATAAGAAGTGAATCACACATTCTGTAAACTCCCACACAGAGAGAGGATTAACCAGACAGATAACTGCTCCAGACCTTtaataaaatgcagtaaattcAAATTAATTCTCAACTTTTTATGATGTCAGTTGGCATTACAGCCGCACGCATATTTAAACAGGTTGAGCTATGCATCACTTACTTGGGAGTAGTAGAAccatagatagacagacagacagatagacagacagacagacagacagacagacagacagacagacagacagatagatagatagatgctggctaaagaaacacaaataaggTGCCTAAGatgctggtatttacagaaACGTGCaaaaattgttggtatttacaataaGGTGCAAGTCAGTAGTATTTATATTAAATAGAATGTTTTGAGGGTGTtcagatggagagagaggaagaggtgaAGAAGTGTGTTCAAGCAGGTTGGAACAGGTGGAGGAAAGTGTCAGGTGTGACGTGTGATAAAAGAGTATCGGcaagaatgaaaggaaaggtGTAGAAAAAGGTGGTGCGACCAGCGATGTTGTCTGGTTTAGAGACAAGTGGTAGAGCTGGAGGTAGCAGAGATGAAAATGTTGAGGTTCTCTTTGGGAGTGACCAGGATGGATAGGATCAGGAATGAGTACATCAGAGGGACAGATGATGTTAGATGTTCTGGAGATGAAGGCCAGACTGAGATGGTTTGGACATGTACAGAGGAGGGACAGTGAATACATCAGTAGAAGGATGCTGAGTTCTGAACTGCCAGTCAGAAGGTCTAGTGGAAGACCAGAGAGGAGGTTTATGGATGTAGTGAAAGAGGACATAAAGTTAGCtggtgtgagagaagaggatgcagaggatagggttagatggaagcagatgattTGCTGGGGTGACCCCTGAAGGGAAAAACCgaaaggaagagaagaagaatgtAATGAGGGTTCAGAATGCAGTAAAACAGAGTATTAAATATATGTCCCACTTGACTTGGTCAggacacaaagaaaacagaactaaatatttttcttctctttcctaTGTACAATTAATTCCTCCCAGCAGTCTTGTTCCACCAGTGAAACGTTGAAGTGTTTTCAACCTACCTGCTCCTGGGTGagtgctgccccctgctgccAGCTCGCTGCCAGTGTCTGCGCCAGTGCAGAGATGGCGCTGGCTCTAACGTAACTCTCTGTGTCCTGCAGCGCCGCCCTGAGGAGAGGAGTGGTGAAGCAGCAGCCGCCCAGCACAGCAACTGACGCATCCGACGCCTCCTCGGCCGTCGTCTGGATGACTCTCACCCCCGCCAGGCGTCCCAGAAACTCCACGGTTGAGTCTCTCACCTCCCAGCGAATATCACAGGAACGTTTCCTCACCACCTGGAGGAGATCTGACAGCGACACATGCAGAATATCATTCCTGtcacagagaggagaggagctaTTAACCGCAGTGAAGAGGCTGCTGGCGGGGGTTCACCTTGTCTGTGCTGGTCTGTTATGGAGGAGAGATCTGAGCAAACAGACATCCACTGCACTAAGGCCTGGAAGGACTTCTGTAGTACCTGAGAAACACAAGCAACTTAATGATACAAAACctcatgaaaaacaaacataagtagaaaaatatgtcctacaaatacaaacataagtagaaaaatatgttataaaaatacaaacataagtagaaaaatgtcataaaaatataaatatttgtttaaaaaagtcctacaaatataaacataagtagaaaaatataaccaaaaaatatgaaaataagcagaaaaacatgtcctaaaaatataaacttaaatataaaaatattaacattagtAGAAAAATGGGCGTTTGCTATCGTACCAAATTTATATGTCCTTTTATGTCCTGATATGAGGCACAACTAAACTGAAAAGACATATATTTCAATACATATCTACTGTATTGTAACCCTTAATCATCTGTCATCATAGCATATGGTGCTCCAAATACCTTAAGATTCAACACATTACTtcttaattttactgttttaattttattattacttttgacaaaaaaagaaatgttaagcTTTTGactctgcaaaaaaaagtgagaaataagaaaattaatTGGGTcatcaatgaaaacaaacagacaaatgagtGGATGATGGAAACACCTGAATTAACAAAACAGGCAACCAATGTTTTCTCATAAATGGTTCAGTTCcaaacaaaaagggaaaattaAATTGTTTTAACATACAAGCATGCTTCAGACAACAGTGTACTTCCAGCTTAGAGATAGATTTAACAAAAACTGACTTTGTGTTAAAGAAATATCTGAACCAGTTCACCCTGCACAAAGCCAAGCCTCACTAACGATCCTCTGTACCAATGGAAGCAACGGTTTTGGAATGAGGTCTGAGTAGTAAGGCTGTGATACTCAAGTGTCCAAGTTATTGTAGACTTAAACGGCTCACTAGCAGTAGAATATTAATGTAAACTTACAGTGGGGTCGGAATCGGGATTGTCCAGACATTGTACGAGAAGTGTGAACACTTCGGCCAACTTGACTTCCACTCCTGAGACAAACGCACAGTTATAATGTCAAAATGTTCacttagtttgtgtttttgtgcacatAAAATCTATTTTGGAGGAGTAAACAGCAAAATTAAGTGCCATCACAGTACATTTAATACTTAGACAGCAGACATTTCACTGCtctttaacaaaaaacatgatCTAACAGGCTTAATTACCAAATAAAAGAAGTGGATAACGTCACATTTTATATAATTTGATTCAATTCAGCTGAAATCTGTTTGTGCTGTGGTTGTCTTTGCCTCCGTTTTACCTGGGCTGCCACTAAGGGCTGTCAGAGCGTCGAGAGCACATTTCTGAACTTTGCTGCTGCCGATGACGTTCCTGGAAACTTCACGACAGCCggaagaagaggaggacggggaggaagAGTCGCCACTGCAGAGCTT from Amphiprion ocellaris isolate individual 3 ecotype Okinawa chromosome 4, ASM2253959v1, whole genome shotgun sequence includes the following:
- the brat1 gene encoding BRCA1-associated ATM activator 1 isoform X2, giving the protein MDRECVSLLPRVCEVLAASGSSLPDDTSLEKLLDWFTGLTKAGTSLLESCPCLLEFISTVVHNTALDPSILSFTLRLTGFVAVTEVAFKVLQESSVLDLVFNLQHWQEAGLWEDPCIRIGWIQGLRTMMQHPKALSFFVQADFLQPLLQLQTDKSLFVASAANQMLAHVLLSCQSVSSVGSNDVDEEGEDVGRSGGSIADLEYSAVTVETNQDYAAVVTAISECLKKSLVPRENTQLHQSLQILKLLALLLAQTRPPLWEKLLQMVADSVDELLVAGYSQLILPLMDVILAAYSSCDVNRRAPDQRVSRLLSFMLNIRKPADLIQAAAAFLRRGLHDLVHTAQSARVLLLPLDIITGLNLLTTTADEQRFLMMEQLKNKTSCISLICVCLTNTPQMTLMAADCLPCPPVLIVTAVLSLLKLCSGDSSSPSSSSSGCREVSRNVIGSSKVQKCALDALTALSGSPGVEVKLAEVFTLLVQCLDNPDSDPTVLQKSFQALVQWMSVCSDLSSITDQHRQDLLQVVRKRSCDIRWEVRDSTVEFLGRLAGVRVIQTTAEEASDASVAVLGGCCFTTPLLRAALQDTESYVRASAISALAQTLAASWQQGAALTQEQTEIVNQLLEVLSWDTEGFARRAVVRYFIAWLSSMSSHSCVQSPASSSLLMPSVRSVLSRGSADLDWEVKVHTLELAELLLDEAFSGQRGYTKGNPTQTHPYAVIPNTLHTRTHNEEDVVGVLNSLVQWGVVSALLSGLVDCDRPVALRACRLLITLREVVCPLSLGALDATAAMATVARVTCELPGCGWAREIRKMLVMKAKDANAEGGVSGGEVVNCDDCGEAGQEAASVGGQTPCVSVCEVLRSLDLDERLDVLTRSSDHVHNSPLSLLQDILTASSARSQPDTQQEVIADCY
- the brat1 gene encoding BRCA1-associated ATM activator 1 isoform X1, whose protein sequence is MDRECVSLLPRVCEVLAASGSSLPDDTSLEKLLDWFTGLTKAGTSLLESCPCLLEFISTVVHNTALDPSILSFTLRLTGFVAVTEVAFKVLQESSVLDLVFNLQHWQEAGLWEDPCIRIGWIQGLRTMMQHPKALSFFVQADFLQPLLQLQTDKSLFVASAANQMLAHVLLSCQSVSSVGSNDVDEEGEDVGRSGGSIADLEYSAVTVETNQDYAAVVTAISECLKKSLVPRENTQLHQSLQILKLLALLLAQTRPPLWEKLLQMVADSVDELLVAGYSQLILPLMDVILAAYSCDVNRRAPDQRVSRLLSFMLNIRKPADLIQAAAAFLRRGLHDLVHTAQSARVLLLPLDIITGLNLLTTTGNTHTCTHFYKVCCVKFMQLRMVSVHSADEQRFLMMEQLKNKTSCISLICVCLTNTPQMTLMAADCLPCPPVLIVTAVLSLLKLCSGDSSSPSSSSSGCREVSRNVIGSSKVQKCALDALTALSGSPGVEVKLAEVFTLLVQCLDNPDSDPTVLQKSFQALVQWMSVCSDLSSITDQHRQDLLQVVRKRSCDIRWEVRDSTVEFLGRLAGVRVIQTTAEEASDASVAVLGGCCFTTPLLRAALQDTESYVRASAISALAQTLAASWQQGAALTQEQTEIVNQLLEVLSWDTEGFARRAVVRYFIAWLSSMSSHSCVQSPASSSLLMPSVRSVLSRGSADLDWEVKVHTLELAELLLDEAFSGQRGYTKGNPTQTHPYAVIPNTLHTRTHNEEDVVGVLNSLVQWGVVSALLSGLVDCDRPVALRACRLLITLREVVCPLSLGALDATAAMATVARVTCELPGCGWAREIRKMLVMKAKDANAEGGVSGGEVVNCDDCGEAGQEAASVGGQTPCVSVCEVLRSLDLDERLDVLTRSSDHVHNSPLSLLQDILTASSARSQPDTQQEVIADCY
- the brat1 gene encoding BRCA1-associated ATM activator 1 isoform X3; its protein translation is MDRECVSLLPRVCEVLAASGSSLPDDTSLEKLLDWFTGLTKAGTSLLESCPCLLEFISTVVHNTALDPSILSFTLRLTGFVAVTEVAFKVLQESSVLDLVFNLQHWQEAGLWEDPCIRIGWIQGLRTMMQHPKALSFFVQADFLQPLLQLQTDKSLFVASAANQMLAHVLLSCQSVSSVGSNDVDEEGEDVGRSGGSIADLEYSAVTVETNQDYAAVVTAISECLKKSLVPRENTQLHQSLQILKLLALLLAQTRPPLWEKLLQMVADSVDELLVAGYSQLILPLMDVILAAYSSCDVNRRAPDQRVSRLLSFMLNIRKPADLIQAAAAFLRRGLHDLVHTAQSARVLLLPLDIITGLNLLTTTDEQRFLMMEQLKNKTSCISLICVCLTNTPQMTLMAADCLPCPPVLIVTAVLSLLKLCSGDSSSPSSSSSGCREVSRNVIGSSKVQKCALDALTALSGSPGVEVKLAEVFTLLVQCLDNPDSDPTVLQKSFQALVQWMSVCSDLSSITDQHRQDLLQVVRKRSCDIRWEVRDSTVEFLGRLAGVRVIQTTAEEASDASVAVLGGCCFTTPLLRAALQDTESYVRASAISALAQTLAASWQQGAALTQEQTEIVNQLLEVLSWDTEGFARRAVVRYFIAWLSSMSSHSCVQSPASSSLLMPSVRSVLSRGSADLDWEVKVHTLELAELLLDEAFSGQRGYTKGNPTQTHPYAVIPNTLHTRTHNEEDVVGVLNSLVQWGVVSALLSGLVDCDRPVALRACRLLITLREVVCPLSLGALDATAAMATVARVTCELPGCGWAREIRKMLVMKAKDANAEGGVSGGEVVNCDDCGEAGQEAASVGGQTPCVSVCEVLRSLDLDERLDVLTRSSDHVHNSPLSLLQDILTASSARSQPDTQQEVIADCY